The nucleotide window GGttactttaatttaaaagtcTGACAGATGAACACTTTATGTTAGAATTACTGCATCGGTTTCACCAGATGGGCTTGTTGGACAATTTCTGCCATCAAAAATAACTTCTGAATGATGTTAATAATTCAGGATCAAGAGTCCTAGATACTAATAatgttctttgtctttttttttttttaaaccagaaaaagcagatgaaaaaaaaaaatcaaaggacAAGAGGATTGTTGCAAACACACCGATggactttttttctaaaacatttctGGTTAATGGTTTCACAATTTTGCATTGTATAATCAAAGTAAAGAGAACACTTTTCATACATTGTTGTTTTCCAGCCTTTTATTTGTTCAGCCATTTTGTCATTAAAGGaaatttattctattttaacGTCATCAGGAATTacactttgtgtttgtttacagGTGTGTcgcaataaattagaataccgttgaaaagtttatttcagtatttaaactcaacaagagaaacacagcgatatagtttttttctgttactttagGTTATTATGGTTTGCATCTAATTAGAACCCTATATTAAGTTACAAATGTCTGCCTGTTCACAGAGCGCTGCAGGTGTTTCCaaggaaagttaagtggaaggaaaaagtgtggtaggcAAATGTACAAAACATAGAGAAGCAAAGCCGACAGTGAATCTTGAGTTTCActgtttgaatttaattaatgaaataaacttattattaaacataattaaaactAAGCAGTCAAGTGATattatacacatttatttttcttaattttgacCATGACACATAAAAAGTTAATGAGTCTTTCTTGGCAGCAACCCAGTTCAGTCAAGATAATTTTATGCAGTCTTGTCTAGTTTATTCTAAGTTAATGGTTTAGTTGCACTGACATATGTTTACatttcattaaatatatttcaagcTAGAcctttttagaaaaacattacCATACCAAAGTGGCTGAAAAGCGATGAACATTTTAGTTGAATATTTTGTTATGAAAACGTGCCACAATCTAAAGGATTGATAGGCTGGGTGGCTGGAGAGGAAACGGACATCACCACAGAAGGACTTTGGTTTCCTGTTATGTGAAAGGATTGAAAGGACAAATTGACGACGATGGTAAATAGAGGGAGAGAATTCATTCAGGAGAGGCTCTCAGCACCTattaattaacttttaaataaaggttttagtctaaaagattttttttcttcctaaagCCACACATGGATCAAGTCACTCAAAAGAGATGGAAAACCAGACTATGAGCAACGATTGAAACCACAAATCAGAGATTAATTTGTGGTAATTTATCAACATTTTTCATATGAGAAAAGcaatttttaaattctgttttgtcacAAATGGACTTTGAGGAAATGGAAAGGAAGTGGAGCAATGtgaatgattttaaatcattctcGCATCCAGAATCTTGAATAATGAACTCAAAGTTTACATAttgtaaattaacattttaacccAATTCGAGTGGACTTGGCTCTTGTATTAAAACCAATCCATGTGGTTGAACCTGGCAAATGTGAATTGATTCTAGTGTGAACCCGGTCGTATTTTATTAGAGGAGTggaatataaattaaaaaaagaggtcTGGTTTGTCTGTCATTCAACAAAAGCTAAACGTTAAATACAAtactaaaattttaaaacatataacttttattctattctaatgAGTTACGAGTTTCTTGTACAATTTCAAGCGGTCTGCATCAATAGTTTCcgatgtttgttttggtttattttctgtACAGTTTTTAGCATGACAGCATGTGAAGTGTGCAGTATCAACGTGTGTCTAGGAAAATGAGTGAGGACAGTGAAGATCCAAAGATGGTTTCAAAGATCCAACCGAAGcaaggagaaatgtgttttCAGCGTGACAGGCTGCTTTTAAGTGTCTGGGTGTATCTCATGGAGATACATCAGTGAATGACAAAATCGTAGCAAAGCTTATTTATTCTGAAGAGTAATAGGCGTCACTCATTTTATAAAATAGATTACAAGTAGagggaaacatttttatttgtgttcaaTTTGAAGATTGTGGCCAAGGAATATCCATAATTCAGTTCCTCAGGAAATAATATCTCTTAAGTCAATTAATTCATTGGGAAGACCGCTGATTTGACAGTTGTCCAGAAGACAAGAGACAGGAAACTTTGGTGCTCTTCATTCTTACCTCTCCTGAAAATCTTTGAGATGCTGGTTATTTATTGAGATCTGCCAGCAGGTCTTGTTAAATGCACATTGCCAAGTACCAGCACCATATGCCATCATGCCTTGATTGCCCCACAAAGTGGCTGGATGCCATCTCTATTAAGTATCGATGGTGTattgtggataaaaaaaaatgagggaCATGATGATCAGACCCAGTAATGTAGATGAGCTTAAGACGCAatattaaagcaacctggggTTCCCTAACACAACAGCAGAGTCAcaggctgatcacctccatgcCAGGCTGCAGCGGTGCAGTAATTCATGGGTATACATCTTTAGATcaacatttgtatttttagaAATCTGTTTATACTGGTCCTATGAAAACCTTAATTTCGGAGAAAgtaaatcttttatttatttatttattttttagctgtGAACCGATATCAAAATGACCAGAAATAAAGTTTGTATTGTGTCACGTTGTGGTCaattaatatataaaacaaactattttcttttttcttttttttttctaattgtaattgcagaaattaatttactgttcAGTTTTCTAATTCACTGACACAGTCATGTGGATTTTAATGAATGGAAAGTGAGGGTGCTACAAAACACATTGCATTACAACGCCCCAATTTGTTAAAAGCATGAGAAGTGTAATATCGTATAGGAGTTTAAAGCtgcataaatgaataaataatctCCAGTTCTGGAAAGtatattaaaaagtaatttctcACTCTTTGGACCAACATTATGGAATGATGTATGATACTGGTGGTAGGAAGTCATCATTTAGAAATGATTCGtatgaaacatatttttatgaagGATCTTGTCAAAGATCTTTTGACTTCTTCatcctttaacattttttttatcgttgTAAAGATTTTAAGCTGTGTGAAGCAATTCTTTTAGCATTGATTCAATTGAAAATTTTAATCAGAAGAAAAGAAGCTTGAAAGAAGGTTTAAATTTGATGGTGACTGATGTTTTTGGACTGGCATTAAGAACTGGGTCATCTCAAACTTAACATTCCCTCTTTTCATGTTAATCCCACTTTATTCTATGTTCAGCTTTCTCTGTtgccataaataaaattgttcttTATGCTAAATAGTTGCAGTAAGTGGAGGGTGGattaaaaaaactgtcaaaCTGCAGGAATCACCACAATAATCTCTAAAAACGTTTTTCGAAGTGTCTCGTTAgttgtgtcattattttacgcCACCTAGATGTAACACAAGGGAAAAGGAGCGTATCACCGCCTCGCCTTGTGTAGTATCGCGACAACGCTGCCAGATCTCGTCCTTGCATTATACTGTAGGAAACCCCGTTCGCTCTTCCTTTCTCAACATGGCACCGAAGGTGAAGAAGGAAGGTTTGTGAATCTTAAAAttgtaaatgaataaatcccACATGTAGAGCTCATATCGCCCCAAACAGTGGACACGGGCGGTTTGTTTAGAAGTGTGTTTTAGTACTGACATATAAGGACTAGTTTGGTTGTTGCCGACGCTTTTAATATGGCTGTAAGTTGGAAAGCGTCTGGTGTAGAGAGGTGGTGGCTAAGCTACCGTTAGCGCTGATGTTACCGACGAAACGTGGTCTGCTAAGTCATTAATTTAAGCCgattgggcttctttttttattaaatttgataCGGAAAACCCTgtttccagctgtatgtttactATCCGCTTGTTTTATAGCTCCATGAATTGTATTTGGCCACAATTTTGGCTACTTAAGTCTCCGGTGTGGAAACGCTACAGTGGCTGTGCCTGATGCCATTTACTTTGAACGGCATGAAGTTACACGCGTTTTTCAGGACGAGATTTAACCTGATCTCTGGGGAAATATAGATTATTTAAATACAATTCTTAAGAAATGCATCATCCGGCATGAGGTGCAGACTCTGGTAGCTGCGTGGATGTTTAAAGAAACGGTGAATTTCAGCTGCCTGTGGGGATTCAAAGGCATTTCAACGCTGTTCGTAAACTGGTTTGATTCTGTaggttttgacattttaattgtGACGAGAAgaccaattctttttttttttttttatcaaaacaaatTTTATAGTAAACATTACGTATAGCTTAGTTGATTAAGGAAGTAGACTTGTAATTGTCATTTCTGGCCTACAAGTGCTGTACATATAACACTGAAAATAGCagtgaaattaaaattaaatgggACAAGTAAAACACAGATGAGCTAAAATAGACAGGATGGTTGATAATTAAGCTGCACTTTAAGGCATAAAGGGGTCATCTGTCATaacaaactgtatttttgtaCCCTAGTTGTCCCTGCCAAAACGGAGGCCAAGTCAAAGGCCCTGAAGGCAAAGAAGGCCGTGCTCAAAGGCGTACACAgccagaggaagaagaaaatcaGGACTTCTCCCACCTTCCGTCGCCCTAAAACCCTCCGTCTCCGCAGGCAGCCCAAGTACCCCCGCAAGAGTGCTCCTCGCAGGAACAAGTAAGTTTTCCGATCCGCAGGGAGAGCTGGACTAGAACGCGGTGCACATGATGCTACATGCGAtcaaagtatgaaaaaaaaacatgagtccAACTTTAATAACTACTGATGCACCCTCAGTTATAATCTGCTGTTTCAGTTTAGCTCGGGATCTTTCTCTACAttaaaccgttttttttttttatttcaaattgttttcCAGGCTGGACCACTACGCCATCATCAAGTTCCCCCTGACAACAGAGTCTGCCATGAAAAAGATCGAGGACAACAACACGCTTGTATTCATTGTGGACGTCAAGGCGAACAAGCATCAGATCAAGCACGCCGTCAAGAAGCTGTACGACATCGACGTCGCCAAAGTCAACACGCTCATCAGGTAAGGCGTGTTGGTCCGGGCTGCTTGGCTGTCAATGATAAACTGGTGCAGGTATATATGCTGTCAATGCAAGAGGAAGATCAACATATCGGAGCCAGAAACAATGTAAAGGTTTATGATAAAATGGAATTTATAGAATGCTTTTGCTTatgtttttctccatttgttcAGGCCTGATGGTGAGAAGAAGGCCTACGTTCGACTTGCGCCAGATTACGATGCATTGGATGTTGCAAACAAGGTGAGTTTGATTTCAGTGGGTTAAACGAACAGACTGTAATGTTTTATAGTGTAGAGCTGTGGTCTTAACCCCTGGTCCTCAGAACCCACCGTCCCGCATGCTTTAGGCCTTGGACACATGTAGCTGTGTCTctataaaaatgaagaaaaatgctgtttttaaaaatattctacACAAGCAATCGT belongs to Fundulus heteroclitus isolate FHET01 chromosome 11, MU-UCD_Fhet_4.1, whole genome shotgun sequence and includes:
- the rpl23a gene encoding 60S ribosomal protein L23a, translating into MAPKVKKEVVPAKTEAKSKALKAKKAVLKGVHSQRKKKIRTSPTFRRPKTLRLRRQPKYPRKSAPRRNKLDHYAIIKFPLTTESAMKKIEDNNTLVFIVDVKANKHQIKHAVKKLYDIDVAKVNTLIRPDGEKKAYVRLAPDYDALDVANKIGII